The following proteins are encoded in a genomic region of Chryseobacterium cucumeris:
- a CDS encoding DUF6759 domain-containing protein translates to MKKLLVFAGVSIIFAGCNVNYGGYPGRTSYPAGNSTGNRANTEREYNELIKTYKPETAEVLNDLLNNDDPKNPRTSISVENKSPCNMVLTVSGGNFFKKIPIGAGKIGYTMVPKNQNYRLSGILCNSVYQSTKFITTSYSIKLSN, encoded by the coding sequence ATGAAAAAACTATTAGTTTTTGCCGGAGTTTCAATAATCTTTGCCGGTTGTAATGTAAATTACGGCGGTTATCCGGGAAGAACCTCCTATCCTGCCGGTAATTCAACAGGCAACAGAGCCAATACAGAAAGAGAATATAATGAACTTATAAAGACCTACAAGCCGGAAACAGCTGAAGTTCTGAACGACCTTCTGAATAATGATGATCCGAAGAATCCCAGGACTTCTATTTCTGTAGAAAACAAATCTCCATGCAATATGGTGCTTACGGTAAGCGGGGGTAATTTCTTCAAGAAAATCCCCATTGGGGCAGGGAAAATTGGATATACCATGGTTCCTAAAAATCAAAATTACAGACTATCGGGTATTCTTTGTAACTCGGTATACCAGTCTACAAAGTTTATCACAACTTCTTATTCTATAAAACTTTCAAATTAA
- the rpsB gene encoding 30S ribosomal protein S2, with protein sequence MAKANVKDLLEAGVHFGHMTRKWNPNMAPYIFMEKNGIHIVDLHKTAVKLDEACNALEKLTSAGKKVLFVATKKQAKEVVAKHASELNMPYITERWPGGMLTNFVTIRKAVKKMNAIDKMKKDGTFETLSKKERLQVDRQRANLEKNLGSIADMVRLPSAVFVVDILREHIAVTEAKKLGIPVFGIVDTNSDPRKVDFVIPGNDDASKSIDMILSVVSESIKEGQSQRKADKEKSKEEGEKVSADTDADFDAE encoded by the coding sequence ATGGCAAAAGCAAATGTAAAAGACCTTTTAGAGGCTGGCGTACACTTCGGTCACATGACCAGAAAGTGGAATCCAAATATGGCTCCATACATTTTTATGGAGAAAAACGGTATTCACATTGTAGACTTACATAAAACAGCAGTTAAATTGGATGAAGCTTGCAACGCTTTAGAAAAATTAACTTCTGCAGGTAAAAAAGTTCTTTTCGTAGCTACTAAGAAGCAAGCGAAAGAAGTAGTTGCAAAACACGCTTCTGAACTTAATATGCCTTATATTACAGAAAGATGGCCAGGTGGTATGTTAACGAACTTCGTTACTATCAGAAAGGCTGTAAAGAAGATGAATGCTATCGACAAAATGAAAAAAGACGGTACATTCGAAACTTTATCTAAAAAAGAAAGATTACAAGTTGACAGACAAAGAGCTAACCTTGAGAAGAACTTAGGTTCTATCGCTGACATGGTGAGACTTCCATCTGCTGTATTTGTAGTTGATATCTTGAGAGAACACATCGCGGTAACTGAAGCTAAGAAATTAGGTATTCCAGTTTTCGGTATCGTTGATACAAACTCTGACCCTAGAAAAGTTGACTTCGTTATCCCAGGAAACGATGATGCTTCTAAGTCTATTGATATGATCCTTAGCGTAGTTTCTGAATCTATCAAAGAAGGTCAGTCTCAGAGAAAAGCTGATAAAGAAAAATCTAAAGAAGAAGGAGAAAAAGTATCTGCTGATACAGATGCTGATTTCGATGCGGAATAA
- the rplM gene encoding 50S ribosomal protein L13 codes for MNTLSYKTVSANKATANKEWVVVDAEGQPLGRLASTVAKILRGKHKTNYTPHVDCGDNVIVLNAGKITLSGNKWADKTYIWHTGYPGGQKSMTAAELQKKDSLKVLEKSVKGMLPKNRLGAAILKNLYLYEGTEHKHEAQQPKTINVNEFK; via the coding sequence GTGAATACATTAAGTTACAAAACTGTTTCAGCGAACAAAGCTACTGCTAATAAAGAATGGGTTGTGGTAGACGCTGAAGGACAGCCGTTAGGTAGATTAGCTTCTACGGTTGCAAAGATTTTGAGAGGTAAGCACAAAACGAACTACACACCTCACGTAGATTGTGGTGATAACGTAATCGTTTTGAATGCTGGGAAAATTACACTTTCCGGAAACAAGTGGGCTGATAAGACTTATATCTGGCATACAGGATATCCTGGTGGACAGAAGTCTATGACTGCGGCTGAACTTCAGAAGAAAGATTCTTTAAAGGTATTAGAGAAATCTGTAAAAGGTATGTTACCTAAAAACAGATTAGGAGCTGCTATCCTTAAGAACCTTTATTTATATGAAGGAACTGAGCACAAACATGAAGCTCAACAGCCAAAAACAATTAATGTTAACGAATTTAAATAA
- a CDS encoding DUF6759 domain-containing protein, translating to MKKNFLTILFFTFLIPGFTQAQKSSKDILKSTNIKEIEEYLKNAHPDDPKRTVLKPKLIALKNSEWTKGARTAKPMEARPVISDIPKSIMKNPNSDDAEEFKKLITETSAEHKEKTVKLLNAMFNEDITRKEAILLFKNNSDCNIVLRVEGKDFYNLAVPAHGENFIVINKGSYTLSSNICDIKYFSQKDIKKSIFVTVDSPKMSETQASAIKKDEVQKNKPSNKRKIKK from the coding sequence ATGAAAAAAAATTTTTTAACGATTTTATTCTTCACTTTTCTTATTCCCGGCTTTACACAGGCTCAGAAAAGCAGTAAAGATATTCTAAAAAGCACGAATATTAAAGAAATTGAAGAATACCTAAAGAATGCACACCCTGATGATCCCAAAAGAACTGTGCTGAAGCCTAAGCTTATTGCTTTAAAAAACTCTGAATGGACAAAGGGAGCCCGTACTGCCAAACCTATGGAAGCAAGGCCTGTTATCTCCGACATCCCTAAAAGCATTATGAAAAACCCTAATTCAGATGATGCTGAAGAGTTTAAAAAACTTATCACAGAGACTTCTGCTGAACATAAAGAGAAAACAGTGAAGCTTCTGAATGCAATGTTCAATGAAGATATTACACGCAAGGAGGCTATACTCTTATTTAAAAATAATTCTGATTGTAATATTGTATTGAGAGTTGAGGGAAAAGACTTCTATAACCTCGCTGTTCCGGCCCACGGAGAAAATTTTATTGTGATCAATAAAGGTTCATACACGCTTAGTAGTAATATCTGTGATATAAAATATTTCTCCCAGAAAGATATTAAAAAAAGTATATTTGTAACGGTGGACAGCCCAAAAATGTCCGAAACGCAAGCCAGTGCAATCAAAAAGGATGAGGTTCAGAAAAACAAGCCATCAAACAAAAGAAAAATCAAAAAATAA
- the rpsI gene encoding 30S ribosomal protein S9, translated as MSIVHKIGRRKTSVARVYVKPGSGVITVNGKDAKEYFSTDVMVYKLNQPFILSETVGQYDVTVNVFGGGNTGQAEAIRLGISRALCEINAEFRLALKPAGLLTRDARMVERKKPGQKKARKRFQFSKR; from the coding sequence ATGTCTATAGTTCACAAAATCGGAAGAAGAAAAACTTCTGTAGCTAGAGTTTATGTAAAACCAGGTTCTGGTGTTATTACAGTAAACGGTAAAGATGCTAAAGAATATTTCTCTACAGACGTGATGGTTTACAAATTAAACCAACCGTTTATCCTTTCTGAGACTGTTGGTCAGTATGACGTTACCGTAAACGTATTCGGTGGTGGTAATACAGGTCAGGCAGAAGCTATCAGATTAGGTATTTCTAGAGCTTTATGCGAAATCAACGCTGAGTTCAGATTAGCATTGAAGCCAGCTGGTTTACTTACAAGAGACGCAAGAATGGTGGAAAGAAAGAAGCCAGGTCAGAAAAAAGCAAGAAAGAGATTCCAATTCTCAAAACGTTAA